The genomic window GGGTCGCCGAGGACTACGCCGGAAAGGACCTCCTGCTCGTCGGCGTGCTCAAGGGGGCCGTCATGGTGATGGCCGACTTCTCTCGCGCGCTGCCGATGACCGTTCCGATGGACTGGATGGCGGTGTCGTCGTACGGTGCCGGCACGAAGTCGAGCGGTGTCGTGCAGATCCGCAAGGACCTCGACACCGACCTCCACGACAAGCACGTCCTCATCGTCGAGGACATCATCGACTCCGGTCTGACCCTCAGCTGGCTCCTCGAGAACTTCGAGTCGCGCGGTGCGGCCTCCATCGAGGTCTTCGCCCTGCTCCGAAAGCCCGATGCCGCGAAGGTCGAGGTCGACTGCAAGTACGTCGGCTTCGACATCCCGAACGAGTTCGTCATCGGCTACGGCCTCGACTACGCCGAGAAGTACCGCAACCTGCGGGATGTCGCGATCCTGGCGCCGCACGTCTACAGCTGAGGCTCCCAGCGGTCTGCGATTACGCCCCCGGCGAATGCACAGACGGGG from Microbacterium sulfonylureivorans includes these protein-coding regions:
- the hpt gene encoding hypoxanthine phosphoribosyltransferase — its product is MRAADIQSELTKILVTEEQIHAKLEEIAARVAEDYAGKDLLLVGVLKGAVMVMADFSRALPMTVPMDWMAVSSYGAGTKSSGVVQIRKDLDTDLHDKHVLIVEDIIDSGLTLSWLLENFESRGAASIEVFALLRKPDAAKVEVDCKYVGFDIPNEFVIGYGLDYAEKYRNLRDVAILAPHVYS